The following are encoded in a window of Halalkalicoccus jeotgali B3 genomic DNA:
- a CDS encoding DUF4396 domain-containing protein, with the protein MSTIAGITGPLGHVGARATPFLQLVHDGSGLGALQEVLRSALTNPAFLAVWGVLVCGSLAVLAWDLRTNNSMLGSLMKYVWGFTVLYSGPLGLLVYWYSGRAQIAHDSLWRRGFRSVSHCYSGCGAGEITGVVIAVGLLSLGKLPVALITFTFAFVFGYTMTVGPLLEDGVGFGEALADAFYSETASIAMMEVVAISTDLWLAGEATMGDVLFWSVLVFSLTMGLLAAYPVNVLLLKRGVKEGMMNPREMAS; encoded by the coding sequence GTGAGCACGATCGCGGGGATTACGGGACCGCTCGGACACGTCGGGGCAAGAGCGACGCCGTTTCTCCAGCTCGTACACGACGGAAGCGGACTCGGTGCTCTCCAGGAGGTGCTCCGAAGCGCTCTCACGAACCCGGCGTTTCTCGCCGTGTGGGGGGTGCTCGTTTGCGGATCGCTCGCCGTACTCGCCTGGGATCTCCGGACGAATAATTCGATGTTGGGGAGCTTGATGAAGTACGTCTGGGGCTTTACTGTGCTTTACTCCGGGCCGCTCGGGCTACTGGTATACTGGTACTCGGGCCGAGCACAGATCGCCCACGACTCGCTGTGGCGGCGGGGCTTTCGCTCGGTGAGCCACTGTTATTCCGGATGCGGTGCCGGCGAGATAACTGGCGTCGTCATCGCCGTGGGTCTGTTGTCCCTCGGCAAGCTCCCTGTTGCGCTGATAACGTTCACCTTCGCGTTCGTCTTCGGCTACACGATGACCGTCGGCCCGCTGCTCGAAGACGGTGTCGGATTTGGTGAGGCGCTGGCCGACGCCTTCTACTCGGAGACCGCCAGCATCGCGATGATGGAGGTCGTCGCGATCAGCACCGACCTCTGGTTGGCGGGCGAGGCGACGATGGGCGATGTTCTCTTCTGGAGTGTGCTCGTATTCTCGCTCACGATGGGATTGCTCGCGGCGTACCCGGTCAACGTCCTCCTCCTCAAACGGGGTGTCAAAGAGGGGATGATGAACCCCAGGGAGATGGCGTCGTGA
- a CDS encoding IS481 family transposase, producing MHVLRVRDGLSVANKRVHEILQEHDHVTENPTKQGRKRPWVRFEREHAAVTVHLDWYRNNRGQQVLAVEDDASRGVFNTIATDSSSASQTVPIQEVITDHGSEFVNPRRDDRPCLDHEFERFLHDNDIDHTLCKVGRPQSNGKIERFFQTYEKHRGRFGTLSEFLTFYNEERPHMSLDWDNLETPAEAFERLVPSPATGGGDLLTTEVTVDG from the coding sequence GTGCACGTACTCCGCGTCAGAGACGGTCTCTCGGTCGCCAACAAGCGCGTTCACGAGATCCTTCAGGAGCACGACCACGTGACCGAGAATCCTACCAAGCAGGGCCGCAAGCGGCCGTGGGTGCGCTTCGAACGCGAGCATGCGGCGGTGACGGTCCATCTGGACTGGTACCGCAATAACCGTGGCCAGCAGGTGCTGGCGGTCGAAGACGACGCCTCGCGGGGTGTCTTTAATACGATCGCGACCGACAGCAGTTCGGCGAGCCAAACTGTCCCGATCCAGGAGGTCATCACCGACCACGGATCGGAGTTCGTCAATCCTCGTCGAGATGATCGACCGTGTCTCGATCACGAGTTTGAACGCTTTCTCCACGATAATGACATCGACCACACGCTCTGCAAAGTCGGCCGACCGCAGTCGAATGGGAAGATCGAGCGGTTCTTCCAGACCTACGAGAAACACCGCGGACGGTTCGGAACTCTCTCCGAGTTCCTCACCTTCTATAACGAGGAGCGCCCGCACATGAGCCTCGACTGGGACAACTTAGAGACGCCAGCTGAGGCGTTCGAGCGGTTGGTGCCATCGCCAGCGACGGGCGGTGGCGACCTGCTCACGACCGAGGTGACTGTCGATGGATGA
- a CDS encoding formate/nitrite transporter family protein — translation MSDEGTDQEGQIHEPDRAASGVPVTGWAIGDRFSTNEIFQRLLASADEEVATGTTELLFSGIAAGFAIVLTFVGHAVGSAVFPNNGFLAAILYPLGFVYIIVGRYQLYTENTLPPVALVLTRLASLPLLLRVWGIVLFANVVGAGLGAFILANSHVLSTAAMHAGAEFTRSGLEHAWWDVFLKALFAGWLVAGVVWLGTAAQDTIARLLLIYSVFYMIAAAELYHVVTAAADALFFVFLDVPSPGLLVVFYDFWLPVLLGNTVGGVFLVALVNYGQTEQRRFPEVRELSAREVLFSWKGGRSHTTPRPYVEENEPGTD, via the coding sequence ATGAGTGACGAAGGGACCGATCAAGAAGGTCAGATCCATGAGCCGGACCGCGCCGCCTCAGGCGTGCCGGTCACCGGCTGGGCGATCGGCGACCGCTTCTCGACGAACGAGATCTTCCAGCGACTCCTTGCAAGCGCCGACGAGGAGGTCGCCACCGGTACGACGGAACTGCTCTTCAGTGGGATCGCTGCGGGCTTCGCGATCGTGTTGACGTTCGTCGGCCACGCGGTGGGCAGTGCAGTCTTCCCGAACAACGGGTTCTTGGCCGCGATTCTTTATCCGCTCGGGTTCGTCTACATCATCGTCGGTCGCTATCAGCTCTATACCGAGAACACCCTTCCTCCAGTAGCGCTTGTGTTGACCAGATTGGCCAGCCTCCCGTTGCTGTTGCGCGTCTGGGGGATCGTGCTGTTCGCGAACGTCGTCGGGGCGGGCCTCGGAGCGTTCATTCTCGCCAATAGCCACGTCCTCTCGACGGCAGCGATGCACGCCGGCGCGGAGTTCACCAGGAGTGGGCTCGAACACGCGTGGTGGGACGTGTTCTTGAAAGCTCTGTTCGCGGGCTGGCTCGTCGCCGGGGTAGTGTGGCTCGGTACTGCTGCGCAGGACACGATCGCCCGCCTGTTGCTCATCTACAGTGTCTTCTACATGATCGCTGCAGCGGAACTCTATCACGTCGTCACGGCGGCGGCGGACGCGCTCTTTTTCGTGTTTCTCGACGTCCCCAGCCCTGGGTTGCTCGTTGTTTTCTACGATTTCTGGCTACCGGTGTTGCTTGGGAACACCGTCGGCGGCGTGTTCTTAGTCGCGCTCGTGAACTACGGTCAGACCGAACAACGGCGCTTCCCGGAGGTCCGCGAGCTCTCCGCGCGCGAGGTGCTCTTCAGCTGGAAGGGCGGCCGATCGCACACCACGCCCCGCCCGTACGTCGAGGAGAACGAGCCCGGAACCGACTGA
- a CDS encoding putative quinol monooxygenase has protein sequence MTDANVALLVRLQAQSGKESDVEEFLRSALPIAEEEPDTTTWFALRMDDSTFGIFDTFPDESSREAHLSGEIAAALEENADELFAEPPEIEEIDVLEAKLP, from the coding sequence ATGACCGACGCAAACGTCGCCCTCCTCGTTCGACTCCAAGCACAGTCCGGCAAAGAATCCGATGTCGAGGAATTCCTCCGTTCGGCACTGCCGATAGCCGAGGAAGAACCGGACACCACCACGTGGTTCGCGCTCCGCATGGACGATTCGACGTTCGGCATCTTCGACACCTTTCCGGATGAATCCAGTCGGGAAGCGCATCTCTCGGGCGAAATCGCTGCTGCCTTGGAGGAAAACGCGGACGAGCTGTTCGCAGAACCGCCGGAGATAGAAGAAATCGACGTACTGGAGGCCAAACTCCCCTAA
- a CDS encoding manganese catalase family protein: MHQEQWLAALETIDDHLPVPNSFPQDEENQDHNYEFMCTFDGEHENPGERWTQGESIDGKGEFSYGRQPGGGKPDLDEVIEEMHNEVS; this comes from the coding sequence ATGCACCAAGAACAGTGGCTCGCGGCGCTCGAAACCATTGACGACCACCTCCCGGTCCCGAACAGTTTTCCACAGGATGAGGAAAATCAGGACCACAACTACGAGTTCATGTGTACCTTCGATGGCGAACACGAAAACCCCGGAGAGCGCTGGACGCAGGGCGAATCCATCGATGGGAAAGGCGAGTTCTCCTACGGACGACAGCCCGGCGGCGGCAAACCCGACCTTGACGAGGTCATCGAGGAGATGCACAACGAAGTGAGCTAG
- a CDS encoding type 1 glutamine amidotransferase domain-containing protein: protein MAESLTDTNVAVFLAQRGTEEVEFTEPKGAVEDAGASTDVVGAETGEVQTVNNDLDPGDTFEVEKTFSEVSPEDYDALVVPGGSVGADQLRADGDAVDLVREFIEAGKPAGVICHGPWMLVEADVVEGRTLTSFPSLQTDIRNAGGEWVNEEVVVDEGLVTSRKPDDLDAFCDKIIEEFEEGRH from the coding sequence ATGGCAGAATCACTCACCGATACGAACGTCGCTGTCTTCCTCGCACAGAGAGGCACCGAGGAAGTCGAGTTCACCGAACCGAAGGGAGCCGTCGAGGACGCCGGGGCGAGCACCGATGTCGTCGGTGCCGAAACCGGCGAGGTCCAAACCGTCAACAACGACCTCGACCCGGGTGACACGTTCGAGGTGGAGAAAACCTTCTCCGAGGTCTCCCCCGAAGATTACGATGCGCTCGTCGTTCCGGGTGGCTCCGTCGGAGCGGACCAACTCCGCGCAGACGGCGACGCAGTGGATCTCGTCAGGGAGTTCATCGAGGCAGGAAAGCCCGCAGGAGTCATCTGCCACGGCCCGTGGATGCTGGTCGAGGCCGACGTGGTCGAGGGTCGGACGCTGACTTCCTTCCCCAGTTTACAGACCGACATCCGCAACGCGGGCGGCGAGTGGGTTAACGAGGAAGTCGTCGTCGACGAGGGACTGGTGACCAGCCGCAAGCCCGACGACTTGGATGCCTTCTGTGATAAAATCATCGAGGAGTTCGAGGAGGGTCGCCACTAA
- a CDS encoding ferritin-like domain-containing protein, producing the protein MTNEQVIELLRSAYNDEIETVMNYLTNATVLDGVSAEEVKESLRADAKQEELIHAERIGKRLKELDAQPPASFEFEPEQEALQPPEDTADVLSVIDGVIEYEEDAIDTYRSLMEAAREADDPVTEDLAIDILSDEESHRSEFRSFRKGYD; encoded by the coding sequence ATGACAAACGAACAGGTGATAGAGCTGCTCCGAAGCGCCTACAACGACGAGATCGAGACCGTAATGAACTACCTGACGAACGCGACCGTCCTCGATGGGGTCAGCGCAGAAGAGGTCAAAGAGAGCCTCCGAGCCGACGCGAAGCAGGAAGAACTCATTCACGCTGAGCGAATCGGGAAGCGACTAAAGGAACTCGATGCCCAGCCCCCGGCTTCATTCGAATTTGAGCCGGAACAAGAGGCACTCCAACCACCGGAAGACACGGCCGACGTACTCTCGGTCATCGACGGGGTGATCGAATACGAAGAAGACGCAATCGATACGTACCGGTCGCTCATGGAAGCTGCCAGAGAGGCGGACGACCCGGTCACCGAAGACCTCGCTATTGATATCCTCAGCGACGAGGAATCCCATCGGAGCGAGTTTCGCAGCTTCCGGAAAGGCTACGATTAA
- a CDS encoding transcription factor TFIIB cyclin-related protein, translating to MIQPQNEAWLNSEVGTCSTGRNVDARTDSHAETDRSPRATIRTCLECDSTDVRHVPTRGEIVCASCGLVVETDEDLPRTLDELADVSRVEKSEIGHTHQYLSGKLDLNLEPVDPAKYVPRFCSALGLSGEIQHQANRIIRAGVEERALLGKSPSVFAAGAIYFVSRLCIEGVTQHDIASAVQVSTVAVPNHYQAQVDVLGRLDGDVFQERCVPLRREDEEEATS from the coding sequence ATGATACAGCCGCAAAACGAGGCATGGTTGAATAGCGAGGTCGGAACGTGCTCAACGGGGAGGAACGTCGACGCTCGAACCGACAGCCATGCCGAGACCGATCGCTCGCCTCGTGCGACAATCCGGACCTGCCTGGAATGTGACTCGACCGACGTTCGTCACGTCCCGACTCGCGGGGAGATCGTCTGTGCGTCCTGTGGGCTCGTCGTCGAAACTGACGAGGATCTCCCGCGCACGCTCGACGAACTCGCCGACGTCTCGCGGGTCGAGAAGAGCGAGATCGGGCATACCCACCAGTACCTCTCGGGAAAACTCGACCTCAATCTGGAACCCGTCGATCCTGCGAAGTACGTTCCGCGCTTTTGTTCGGCGCTTGGTCTCTCGGGGGAGATCCAACACCAGGCGAACAGGATCATCCGGGCGGGCGTCGAGGAGAGAGCGCTCTTGGGGAAGTCCCCCTCGGTGTTCGCTGCCGGTGCGATCTACTTCGTCTCGCGGCTCTGTATCGAAGGCGTGACCCAGCACGACATCGCCAGTGCTGTACAAGTCTCTACGGTCGCGGTTCCCAATCATTACCAGGCCCAGGTCGACGTGTTAGGACGCTTAGACGGGGACGTCTTCCAGGAGCGATGCGTCCCGCTTCGCCGTGAAGACGAGGAGGAGGCCACCTCGTGA